Proteins encoded together in one Pseudomonadota bacterium window:
- a CDS encoding putative 2OG-Fe(II) oxygenase, which yields MVEAPATIGDLAAQAETALQDGDVAHARTLLQRALEREPRNVRLLQLAAQTAEAGGQRAMAVSLLQTALRLAPENRDTLSALFALCLEQQNIAAAGQLLARDRAIAGEDAAHLLLQAKWALAICEEEQAESALAQLCDQAPDHHEALAMQARLAMRRGRAQAPQLFQRARKHAANDVALLRDHARSHASQGDYDAALALLHGALERGHPDASLTTDKLALLEESGQVEAGQTALAEAREHASNDTDLRMALGDLMMQRDNPHDALTLLAGQRCNDDPWEVRLAEAQAAGMAGELDHAEQILVALQDTGHKVPPLILARHLIRRHRFGDGEALLQQQLERDPGNISAWALIDCIWRSIGKLERHRWLHDPDRVTANLDLGLSAEAVAEAVNWLRQQHHARAAPTGQSLRHGTQTGGAILSFDDDIARMLRHHIGQAIARYIAQWPETDAHHPLLRLREQKWRFRGSWSVRLGDGGHHKAHIHPEGHISSASYWVLPDSETPDDTAGALELGRPPDDLRLDLPPLRTIAPRTGHLVLFPSSLYHGTRSFTAGERLTLAFDATFMNISAEKR from the coding sequence GTGGTTGAAGCTCCCGCCACCATTGGCGATCTGGCCGCACAGGCCGAGACCGCTTTGCAGGACGGGGATGTAGCCCATGCCCGTACGCTGTTGCAGCGGGCACTGGAACGGGAACCGCGCAATGTGCGGCTGTTGCAGCTGGCCGCACAAACGGCGGAGGCAGGTGGCCAGCGCGCCATGGCGGTCTCGCTTTTGCAGACGGCATTGCGACTCGCTCCGGAGAATCGCGATACGCTTTCCGCGCTGTTCGCACTGTGCCTGGAGCAGCAGAATATTGCCGCAGCAGGCCAGCTGCTGGCGCGAGACCGGGCGATTGCCGGAGAAGATGCTGCGCATCTGTTGCTGCAGGCAAAATGGGCGCTCGCCATTTGCGAGGAGGAACAGGCAGAGAGTGCGCTGGCACAGCTATGCGACCAGGCACCGGATCATCACGAAGCATTGGCAATGCAGGCGCGCTTAGCCATGCGTCGTGGCAGAGCGCAAGCACCGCAACTTTTCCAGCGGGCGCGCAAACATGCCGCCAATGACGTTGCACTGCTGCGCGACCATGCCCGCAGCCATGCCAGTCAGGGTGATTATGATGCGGCGCTGGCGCTGCTTCATGGTGCTCTCGAACGGGGTCATCCCGACGCATCACTGACGACCGATAAACTGGCACTGCTGGAGGAATCTGGGCAGGTGGAAGCAGGCCAGACGGCATTGGCCGAGGCCCGCGAACACGCTAGCAATGATACCGATCTGCGCATGGCGCTGGGTGACCTGATGATGCAGCGGGACAATCCGCATGACGCGCTCACCCTGCTGGCCGGGCAGCGGTGCAATGACGATCCGTGGGAGGTACGGCTGGCCGAAGCCCAGGCTGCGGGCATGGCGGGAGAGCTCGATCATGCCGAGCAGATTTTGGTAGCGTTGCAGGATACAGGGCACAAGGTACCGCCATTGATACTGGCGCGGCACCTTATCCGCCGTCATCGTTTCGGCGATGGCGAAGCGCTGTTGCAGCAACAGCTCGAGCGTGATCCCGGCAATATCTCGGCCTGGGCGTTGATCGATTGCATATGGCGCAGCATCGGCAAGCTTGAACGGCATCGCTGGCTGCACGATCCCGACCGGGTCACCGCCAATCTGGATCTCGGGCTTTCAGCGGAAGCGGTCGCCGAAGCGGTCAATTGGCTGCGACAACAGCATCATGCGCGCGCCGCACCAACGGGCCAGTCATTGCGCCACGGGACCCAGACCGGCGGTGCAATACTCAGCTTCGATGATGATATCGCACGCATGCTGCGCCACCATATCGGGCAAGCCATTGCGCGCTATATCGCGCAATGGCCAGAGACCGATGCGCACCATCCGCTGCTGCGCCTGCGCGAACAGAAATGGCGTTTTCGCGGCAGCTGGTCGGTACGGCTGGGCGATGGTGGGCACCACAAGGCCCATATCCACCCCGAGGGCCATATCTCATCGGCCAGTTATTGGGTTCTGCCGGACAGCGAAACGCCCGATGACACTGCCGGCGCGCTTGAGCTGGGCCGGCCGCCAGACGATTTGCGGCTCGACTTGCCGCCATTGCGGACCATCGCTCCGCGCACAGGCCATCTGGTGCTGTTTCCGAGCAGCCTATATCACGGCACCCGGTCCTTTACCGCTGGAGAGCGGCTGACTCTGGCTTTTGATGCCACCTTCATGAATATATCGGCAGAGAAGAGGTGA